The DNA segment CTTCACAAGAAAGGTGCGAATTTATCGCACCTTTCTGTTAATCTGATATATTAGCCCTGCTGCCTCATTCAATTCTCCGCGACATCTTTCAATATTTAAAAAAAGGGCAAAAAGCAACTTGTGAATGTAAAATCTGAACTACTTGTAAATGATTACAGGTTGGATTTTAACCAAACGACCTTCCCGATTTTGTCGGGGTGTTCTAACCGAAGTATCACCAGTTTACGGCACCTTTTAGGTTTAATAAGCAATGGGTTAAAAGAAGAGCAACGATTAATCAGTGTTTGGTTTAGCGTGACGGGCGAAGTAACACTCATCTACGGCATCTTCTTTATTTATTAAGGGCGATAAAGTCCAATATGCGATTTTACTGCTCTACCAGCTGAGCTACATCAGCTTTTGCCAACGACCGGGTTCGAACCGGTGACACGAAGTAGCGCATATTTACGGCACCTTAATGCTTTTATTTCTTTTAAAAGAAAGGCAAAAAGCAACAAGTGAAATACACCTTGCGGTTTTCATGCTCTAACCAAACTGAGCTACACTGGCTAGGCCAATGGCCGGAATCGAACCGGCGACCTGGTCGTTAAGAGTCGAAGTAACACTCATCTACGGCACTTTCTTTTATATTTTATAAGGAGCAACAAGCGATTCGGGATGGGGGACCGCTTTTGGGACTCGAACCCACAGCATTACATGTGTAACACTGCCCACCCCCTCCAATGGTACGAAGTAACCCGTTTCTACGGCATCCTTATATTAATTTCTTTTAAAAGTATGGGGTGTTAGCCTCCCCATACTTAATTTATAATTCTATTTTATTGATCGCATCCAATGCGGACTCACCATTCTCCAAAGCGGCCAACACTTCAAAAACTTTATCACTCCATCCTGCGATCAGGTAAACGTCATTGCGCAATACTTGCAATGGTGCCTGTCCGTAACCCTGCAAGTCAAACAGGTAGAGCTTTGCGGCTGGTGATACTTCTGCCTTGTAGCGCAACCACAAGGCTTGTATCTGACTGCCTGATGCAGATGAGTCCCACAACTGACCATCAGTAAACAACATCACTTTATCCATCCTGACCCTGCGGGAAAGAATGTCTTTAATCACCAGGTAACCATTGGTTGCATAACCCACTTCCCCCTCCCGACGATAAAACTCCTGTACATTGCCCAATATATTGCTGCGTGGTACGGTGATCGTTTTCCAGGTATCACCAAACATACCAACCTCGACGTTTTTACAACGCGAATGCAAGAGCATGGCCAACATTAATCCCACATCGTAGAGCAAGAGCTTAGACTTTGCTGACACAGGTGTCTGCATGGACCCTGAAACGTCGCAGGCAATGAGCGCACTTGTTTCATGATCAAAACCTTTGATATTTGCCGCGCTTGCCTGAACCGCTTTTTCCAAAGCGTCCAACAGATCTCCAGTATATCCTTTATTGCTACCCTGAACCAAGGCTGCTAATTTTTTAACAAGACCTTGTACCGGACCCGTTGCAGACGGATCAATCAGTTCGCGATAGGCTGCCAGGTAGCGGAATGGGAACTGTTTTGCTCTTGCTACTTCTGCAGCATCGCTTAATCGCGCACATACTTTTTCAAAGTGTTCATAACTTATGCCTGCCTTCTGAATATTATGCAGGTTTCTCAGCAAGGCCATATAACCCAGTTTTCCGCTGTCGATCAGCTCCTCCCATTTGGTGCGGAACGCCATGGCTTTGGCCTCCTCACTGTCAAAATTCATTTGGCCCAATGCCGACAACTCGGTCTCCCAAGTATAAGGCGTTTGCAGATCACCTGTCACGATTTTGTTGAAGAGCAATTGCTGTAACTCATCCTTTGCCTTAGGGTGAACCAAAAACAAAGCATCACGGAGTTTGATGGCCCCATCACGGTTATATTTACCAAACTGATACTCATCGAAGCGATTGAACGCGGTCGACAAGCCTTTTTGCAATTGTTTCGACAAGCGGTTCAGCCTTTTAGTGCCTTTACGCTCGTTCAGCAATTCATAGCAAGCCAAAAGCTCGGTGATCTCATCGGCACGACCGATTACCCCGTCTGTAACCCGGGCGACCAGATTATCGCCCGAGTGCAGCTTTGCCAATTCGGTAACTAATACCAATGGCACAGAACGCATGTACATTTTAGTCCGTGCATATATAGCGAGTTTACCTACAAACAGCGGTTCGCATTGAGCGATCAGCACACGAAGACGTTCTATCCGCATTTCAAACTTTTCATAAAAGGAATCGTTTAAGCTCCAGGTAACTACAGTAGAATACAATTCCATTTCCGGCATCATTACAAACGCTTTAGCACCTTCGTGGTTTGCCGTCTGATTTTTTGTTTTGCTCAACAGGTTGAATTTCATTTTGAACCTCCTTTTATTTAGTGTGACTTTCTTTTGTTAATACAAAGATTGAAAGCCATTGCGCAGTGTATCTGCGCAGTAAAAATTATTTTAAATTATTTTTTAATCTTCTGGTTTTTCTCTTGCGTCCGCCATTCTTACAATCCTTGGCTCAAACTTCGCAAGGACCTCTACCAGGTCATTTTGTGCAGCCATTACCGCATGGATATCTTTATAAGCCATTGGTGCCTCATCCATATCACTACCCATCAGTGTAATTCGTTTTTCCACCAGATTGGCCGCAATCAAATTTTTATCCAATGTTTTAAAAGCGGCGCTTCTGCTCATTAAACGGCCCGCACCGTGGCTGGCCGAGTTAATGCTTGTTGCATTACCTTTTCCTCGCACCAGAAAACCTGGTGTACTCATACTTCCGGGAATAATCCCTAAAATACCTTCACCTGCTGGTGTTGCCCCCTTACGGTGTACCATTACTTCAGTACCATCAGCCAGTTGTTCCTTCCAGGCAAAATTATGGTGATTTTCAATCCTTTTAACTGGATTGACCCCCAGAGCACGGGCGATCTTATTGTGGATTTCGTGGTGATTTGCACTTGCATATTCACCGGCAAGATTCATAGCGATCCAGTACTCTTGTCCTTCATCTTTGTCCAGATCTAACCAGGCTAAATGTTTCGCCTCAGCAGGCAGCTTTGTTTTGGTCATGGCGATTTTGCTATAGTGGTCTGCCACTGAGCCGCCAAATCCACGGGAGCCGGAGTGCGATAACAATGCTAAGTACCTGCCTGCAGGAACGCCTTCTAAAGCGCCTCCCGCAAGGGTCAATTCGCCCCATTCTACAAAGTGGTTCCCTGTACCGCTAGTTCCCAACTGCGCATAAGCTTTATCTTTTAGCGTACGGATCACCTTGGTCTCATTCCAAGTTTTGCTGTCAAACAATGAGCTATCAAAATAGGATTTGGTGGTACATCCCATCCCGAAATAGGTATTGTCAACCAATATGTTTTTTAGTTTGTCAGTCTCTGTATCAATTGCTTCAGCAGGCAGATCAAAGATGCTCAGACACATTCTACAAGCTATATCTACGCCAACGGCAAACGGAATAATGGTATTCGCGGTAGTTGCCAGCACACCGCCGATTGGCAAACCATAACCCTGATGAGCATCAGGCATCAAGGCACCTGCAACAGAAATCGGCAATTGTACAGCCGTCCGCATTTGAGCCAGCGCACCCACCTCGATGTGTTCTAATCCCCATACCGGAAACTCGGCTATTTCTTCTTTCAACTTAAAGTTGCTGCGTTCTTGTTTTACGAATTTACCCTCCTTACGCATGGCGATCACTTCCTCGGCCAAATTTTTAAACTTGCCGCCTTTCTTTAAGGCATAAGGCATCGGGTCATTGATCAGTGCTTCTAAAGTGGCAAGGATTTCAGATTTGTCCATCACGTTATGTTTCAATAGACCGTTGGCCACACGACTGAAGTTTACCAGGATTTCTACATCGTTGATACCTAAAGCCTTTAATTCGTTGTTGCCGATTTTCTCTTTTTCCATGACTGTTTTATTATTTATTGGTACAAAGAAATATAGCATCTGCGCAGTGTATTTGCGTAGTTAAAATTAATTCATAAATTCATTGAAAATAATTTCAAATTCAATGCCTGTCAACAGAAACGCCCTCATCCGCTACCGCACCATAGACCAATGCCTGCAAAACCGCTATAAGAAATGGACGCTCGACGACTTAATTGAGGCATGTAGCGATGCTATTTATGAATACCAGGGAATTGACACAGGGGTAAGCCGGAGGACAGTACAGGCCGATATGGAAATGATGCGCAGTAATAAGCTGGGTTATGAAGCGCCGATTGTTGTAGTTGAAAAGAAGTATTATACCTATAGCGATAAAAATTACAGCATTACCAATAGCCCGCTAAACCAGCAGGATATGCAGGTGCTGAGCGAGGTATCCGGTTTGTTAAAGCAGTTTAAGGGCTTTAACCATTTTGCCGATCTCAATGAAATGGTGAGCAAACTGGAAGACAAGATCTATACGCAGAAAACCCATAGTAGTCCGGTCATCGATTTTGAAAGAAATGATAACTTAAAAGGACTGGAATACATTGAAGTAATCCGCAAGGCCATTGTGGCTAAAAAAACAATTTGCATCACTTATCGCTCGTTTAAAGCCCGGCAGGAGAGTAGCTTTTGTTTTAGCGGCTATCTGCTGAAAGAATACCGCAACCGCTGGTTTGTATTAGGCGTACAACACAGGCAGGCCGGAAGGAACCTGTATAATTTGGCGCTGGACAGGATCCAATCCATAACGGATCACGAGGAGCCTTATCAGGAAAATATCACACTGGATCTGGCTACTTATTATGACAATTGTATCGGGGTAACCAAATCTCCAGAACAACGTGCTTGCGATGTTGTTTTTTGGATAGACAAGGAAAATGCACCCTATGTCGTTACTAAGCCCCTGCACCATACGCAAACCTTGTTGACTGAAGACGAAACGGGTAAAATATTCAGTATAAGGGTAATTCTGAATTTTGAACTTGAGCGGGAACTGTTGGGCTTCGGCTCCAAAATGAAAGTGCTGGGGCCAAGGATTTTGGTAAAGCAAATGAAACAGCAATTGCAAAAAGCGATTGAGCGTTATCATACCCCAGCAGATCGTACAACTAATCCGGAAAATTAATTAGTAAAGCTTTTTAGTCAACGTGTGCTTTATCGCCTTCTTTGAGAGAAAAGCCAGTCAAACAAACCAGGCTCCTCATAAGCTTTAAGCCAGCTGTTGTGTTTAACGCCCTGATATTCCGTGTACTTCGGCGTTCCTTTACGGTTTTCAAGAGCTGTAATCATCAATCTGGAATATTTCACATCGTTTACATCATCCTGATCGCCATGAAAAGCCCATATCGGTATTTTATAAATCAACCTGGCCTTAGCCGTGTCTGACACAGAACATATAGGAATGGCTGCGGCAAATAAACCAGGGCGACGGGCTAAAAAATCAAAGGCCCCTTCGCCACCCATAGAGTAGCCCGTTACATACACACGCTTAGGGTCAATTGGAAGGTTTTTGATCAGTAGATCGAGTTTTGCCAGTACCGACTTAGTAGCAGGTGTAGCAAGCTTAGTAGTTTCTAAGCTTGCCGGAAAGTTCGGAAACTTAACCCATACATCTTTTTTACTACACTGGGGTGCAAGAATAAAGCAGGCATATTTCACCCTTCCTGCAGAATCTGTTAAACGTTTTGGCACTCCGGTTAACTGGGCCTCGTTATTATTTCCACGTTGCCCAGATCCATGCAAGAAAACAACAATTGGATATTTCTTGTTCTTATTATAGTTTAACGGATATAAAAGCCTATAAGGTAAGCTGTCCTTCGATGTTACATACACATCCTTTGTATATGTTGAAATTTGTTGTGCTTTTACAGACTGGCAAGCCAGGATGAAGGCAATAACCAATTTCAATTTATCTACCACCATTTTAACGGAAATTCGATCTGGTCAACAGAGCTTACAATTAAGTCTGGTTTAAAGGCATAATGACTTAAACGTTCCTTTTTGGCTATACCCGATAAAACGAGAATGGTCTTATAACCCATCTGTACCCCACCCTGGATGTCTGTTTCCATCGTATCACCTATAACAGTGGTTTCGGCAGTCTCCAGGCCCAGATATTTTCTGGCCGAGCGCATCATTACCGGGCTTGGTTTTCCAATTACAAAGGCTTTTCGGCCAGTTGCCTCTTCTATCATGGCCGTAGTGGCAGCAATGCCTAAATTGCTCCATCCTGGTTTTTTAGGTGAAGGGTCCTGATTGGTAGTAATGAACTTGGCCCCGGCCAGGATCATGTCTACTGCCCGCTGTACCATTTCCAGGGTAAAATTCCGGCCTTCTCCCAATACTACAAACTCAGGGTCGGTATTCACCAGGTTGATGCCATTTTCGTGTAAGCTGGTAATCAGACCACCTTCCCCCAATACATAAGCGGTGCCATTGGCAGCCTGGTCGCCCAGAAACTTGCCCGTTGCCATGGCGCTGGTGTACACATGGTTTTCTGTTACCTCAATTCCCAGCAGCTTCAGCTTGCGTACCACATCAAGGCGGGTACGCTGACTGTTGTTGGTCATGAAAGTAAAAGGAATGTCGTTTTTAAGCAGTCCCGCTATAAATTTATCTGCGCCTTCTATCAGTGTTTCCCCACTGTAAATAACGCCATCCATATCAATTAAAAGTCCGTGTTTCATATTGTTCAATTATGGTTACAAATATGCATATATCCATTTAATCTTGATGTTAAGATTCTTGTCAATAATTTAATCTTCTGAATTTCCACGCAGCTTTGTTTTTATATATTTGCCTTATGTCATCACACCATATCATAAGGGAAAAGCAGGAACCGGCACTGTATATCCATAATCCGGGTACTTTTAATGAAGAATACCTGGGGCAGCTGCTGGAATGGAGCCCTACATTGATTGTTAATGAGCCGGTTTATGAAAAGGTGCTGAGCATGGGCTTAAAGGTTGACGCCGTAGTAAGCCTGTTGGAGACACCTGCTGTGCAGGAAAATACTAAACTGATCAGAGCAAGAACAGAAGCTTTGGATGCGGTGCTCGACTATCTGATTGCCGAAAAATATCCGGCGGTAAATGTAATCGATACCGAAAGTAATTTAAGGGAACTGGGCAGTTACATTGCCGAGATCAATATTGTGGTGTTTACTGCAACAGAAAAGGCTTATGCCATTAAAAAAGGCTTTAAAGTATGGAAGCCAAAAGGCAGTGTTTTCAGGATAGAAGTGGTGTCTTACTTTGAAACCAGTAACCTGATGCAGCAGGAAAACGGTGATTTTGTGGTTATCAGCGATGGTTTTGTAGAATTCAATTTCAATACAGATTATTTATTTATCAGTGAGGTGTTATGATCATTTTAAGAAAGGCAAAGGAACAGGATATTCCATCTATTCAAAACATAGCCAATAAGACCTGGCCTGAAGCTTATGGCGATATGATCAGTAAGGAGCAGATCAGTTATATGCTCGATAAAATGTACAATAAAGGAGAGCTCCTGTCACAGTTTCAACAGGGTCATATCTTTTTAATTGCTGAAGAAGATGATAAAGACCTGGGCTTTGCGGGGTTTTCGGTAATTGATTCAAAGAACCAGGTGTATAAACTGCACAAGCTGTACATACTCCCCCAAATGCATGGTATGGGCGTAGGGAAACTGCTGATCAACGAAGTGGTGAATGTGATAAAGAAAGCGGGAGGGAAATACCTTCAGCTAAATGTGAACAGAAACAACAAGGCTGTCCGGTTTTACGAAACGGCGGGCTTCAAGATTAAAGAAACGGTTGATCTGGATATTGGCAATGGCTTTCTGATGAATGATTATGTAATGGAAAAGCGACTTTAAAAAAAAGCTATTCATGGCTGTCAACCAACTTTGGTATCCTGCTGGGCGTATCTGTACCTTTCACAATGCTGATGGCACTTTTTGCAATTGCT comes from the Pedobacter heparinus DSM 2366 genome and includes:
- a CDS encoding TROVE domain-containing protein, whose product is MKFNLLSKTKNQTANHEGAKAFVMMPEMELYSTVVTWSLNDSFYEKFEMRIERLRVLIAQCEPLFVGKLAIYARTKMYMRSVPLVLVTELAKLHSGDNLVARVTDGVIGRADEITELLACYELLNERKGTKRLNRLSKQLQKGLSTAFNRFDEYQFGKYNRDGAIKLRDALFLVHPKAKDELQQLLFNKIVTGDLQTPYTWETELSALGQMNFDSEEAKAMAFRTKWEELIDSGKLGYMALLRNLHNIQKAGISYEHFEKVCARLSDAAEVARAKQFPFRYLAAYRELIDPSATGPVQGLVKKLAALVQGSNKGYTGDLLDALEKAVQASAANIKGFDHETSALIACDVSGSMQTPVSAKSKLLLYDVGLMLAMLLHSRCKNVEVGMFGDTWKTITVPRSNILGNVQEFYRREGEVGYATNGYLVIKDILSRRVRMDKVMLFTDGQLWDSSASGSQIQALWLRYKAEVSPAAKLYLFDLQGYGQAPLQVLRNDVYLIAGWSDKVFEVLAALENGESALDAINKIEL
- a CDS encoding RtcB family protein, whose amino-acid sequence is MEKEKIGNNELKALGINDVEILVNFSRVANGLLKHNVMDKSEILATLEALINDPMPYALKKGGKFKNLAEEVIAMRKEGKFVKQERSNFKLKEEIAEFPVWGLEHIEVGALAQMRTAVQLPISVAGALMPDAHQGYGLPIGGVLATTANTIIPFAVGVDIACRMCLSIFDLPAEAIDTETDKLKNILVDNTYFGMGCTTKSYFDSSLFDSKTWNETKVIRTLKDKAYAQLGTSGTGNHFVEWGELTLAGGALEGVPAGRYLALLSHSGSRGFGGSVADHYSKIAMTKTKLPAEAKHLAWLDLDKDEGQEYWIAMNLAGEYASANHHEIHNKIARALGVNPVKRIENHHNFAWKEQLADGTEVMVHRKGATPAGEGILGIIPGSMSTPGFLVRGKGNATSINSASHGAGRLMSRSAAFKTLDKNLIAANLVEKRITLMGSDMDEAPMAYKDIHAVMAAQNDLVEVLAKFEPRIVRMADAREKPED
- a CDS encoding helix-turn-helix transcriptional regulator — translated: MPVNRNALIRYRTIDQCLQNRYKKWTLDDLIEACSDAIYEYQGIDTGVSRRTVQADMEMMRSNKLGYEAPIVVVEKKYYTYSDKNYSITNSPLNQQDMQVLSEVSGLLKQFKGFNHFADLNEMVSKLEDKIYTQKTHSSPVIDFERNDNLKGLEYIEVIRKAIVAKKTICITYRSFKARQESSFCFSGYLLKEYRNRWFVLGVQHRQAGRNLYNLALDRIQSITDHEEPYQENITLDLATYYDNCIGVTKSPEQRACDVVFWIDKENAPYVVTKPLHHTQTLLTEDETGKIFSIRVILNFELERELLGFGSKMKVLGPRILVKQMKQQLQKAIERYHTPADRTTNPEN
- a CDS encoding dienelactone hydrolase family protein, with product MKLVIAFILACQSVKAQQISTYTKDVYVTSKDSLPYRLLYPLNYNKNKKYPIVVFLHGSGQRGNNNEAQLTGVPKRLTDSAGRVKYACFILAPQCSKKDVWVKFPNFPASLETTKLATPATKSVLAKLDLLIKNLPIDPKRVYVTGYSMGGEGAFDFLARRPGLFAAAIPICSVSDTAKARLIYKIPIWAFHGDQDDVNDVKYSRLMITALENRKGTPKYTEYQGVKHNSWLKAYEEPGLFDWLFSQRRR
- a CDS encoding HAD-IIA family hydrolase; amino-acid sequence: MKHGLLIDMDGVIYSGETLIEGADKFIAGLLKNDIPFTFMTNNSQRTRLDVVRKLKLLGIEVTENHVYTSAMATGKFLGDQAANGTAYVLGEGGLITSLHENGINLVNTDPEFVVLGEGRNFTLEMVQRAVDMILAGAKFITTNQDPSPKKPGWSNLGIAATTAMIEEATGRKAFVIGKPSPVMMRSARKYLGLETAETTVIGDTMETDIQGGVQMGYKTILVLSGIAKKERLSHYAFKPDLIVSSVDQIEFPLKWW
- a CDS encoding GNAT family N-acetyltransferase, yielding MIILRKAKEQDIPSIQNIANKTWPEAYGDMISKEQISYMLDKMYNKGELLSQFQQGHIFLIAEEDDKDLGFAGFSVIDSKNQVYKLHKLYILPQMHGMGVGKLLINEVVNVIKKAGGKYLQLNVNRNNKAVRFYETAGFKIKETVDLDIGNGFLMNDYVMEKRL